Below is a genomic region from Insulibacter thermoxylanivorax.
GCCGCAAGCGCGCTGTCGTAGTCCGGATGTTCGGCCATCTCCTTGTTGATCGCTATGTAGCGGATCGTGTCCTCGGCGTCGATGATGAAGATCGAACGCGCCAGCAGACGGAGTTCCTTGATGAGCACTCCGTAAGCTGTCCCGAAGGAGACGTCGTAGTGATCGGACAGCACTTCCACCTTGTCGATGCCGGCTGCTGCGCAGTATTGCTGCTGTGCAGACGGCAGGTCTACGCTGATCGTCAGGATTGCTACCTGATCGCCGAGCTTCGCTGCTTCTTCGTTGAAGCGGCGCGTCTGGGCGTCGCAGATGCCTGTGTACAGGGAGGGAACCACATTGATCAAACGAATCTTGCCCTTGTAATCCGAAGAG
It encodes:
- the tpx gene encoding thiol peroxidase, with the translated sequence MAQERLGVHTLKGNPLTLIGPELKVGDKAPEFTVRSSLVDTKSSSDYKGKIRLINVVPSLYTGICDAQTRRFNEEAAKLGDQVAILTISVDLPSAQQQYCAAAGIDKVEVLSDHYDVSFGTAYGVLIKELRLLARSIFIIDAEDTIRYIAINKEMAEHPDYDSALAALRELL